In Dyadobacter sp. CECT 9275, the following proteins share a genomic window:
- a CDS encoding prephenate dehydrogenase, with product MIISIIGIGLLGGSFALGLREKYPHLKFVGVDTSTVNQKIALAKGIVDEIVSLEEALQISELNVLATPVDAITRLLPLMLDQLPEGRTIMDLGSTKELICSLADQHPKRAQFVAVHPMAGTENSGPGAAFKELLPDKNVIICDKEKSSPDALMLVETFLRDCGMKIHYMNPVEHDLHLAYVSHLSHISSFALGLTVLDKEQDERAIFDMASTGFSSTVRLAKSSPQMWAPIFDQNKTNVSKALGDYIELLKKFKDAIDQSDTETSLGFMSRANDIGRILAGIEKK from the coding sequence ATGATTATTAGTATAATCGGTATTGGTCTTTTGGGCGGCTCATTTGCTTTAGGCCTGCGTGAAAAATACCCTCATTTAAAATTTGTCGGTGTGGATACTTCCACCGTCAACCAGAAAATTGCCCTGGCTAAAGGGATTGTGGATGAAATCGTTTCCCTGGAAGAAGCTTTGCAGATTTCTGAACTGAATGTACTGGCTACGCCGGTGGATGCTATTACCAGGCTTTTACCGCTTATGCTGGACCAGTTACCGGAGGGAAGAACGATTATGGACCTGGGGTCTACCAAAGAACTTATCTGCAGTCTCGCCGACCAGCATCCCAAAAGGGCGCAGTTTGTGGCTGTCCATCCTATGGCTGGTACCGAAAATTCCGGGCCCGGTGCGGCCTTTAAAGAGCTTTTACCTGATAAAAATGTCATTATCTGCGACAAGGAGAAGAGTTCACCGGATGCGTTGATGCTGGTTGAAACCTTTTTGCGGGATTGTGGTATGAAAATTCATTACATGAACCCCGTTGAGCATGACCTCCATCTGGCCTATGTTTCGCACTTGAGCCATATCAGTTCGTTTGCACTCGGGCTTACCGTGCTGGATAAAGAACAGGATGAAAGAGCGATCTTTGATATGGCAAGTACAGGGTTTTCGTCTACGGTCCGTTTGGCTAAAAGTTCCCCCCAGATGTGGGCTCCCATTTTTGATCAGAATAAAACCAATGTTTCCAAAGCGCTTGGCGATTATATTGAATTACTGAAGAAATTCAAAGATGCCATTGATCAGAGTGATACCGAAACAAGCCTCGGCTTTATGAGCAGGGCCAATGACATTGGCAGGATCCTGGCCGGAATTGAAAAAAAATAG
- the modB gene encoding molybdate ABC transporter permease subunit — translation MDWQPLWLTFKLASITSVILLLLAMPVAYWLAFGKFKGRGILEALIGMPLVLPPSVIGFYLLLAFSPSYWFGSWVEKIIGIRLVFSFPGLVIASVIYSLPFMIYPIRAGLQALPASLREASYTLGKSEWETFIRILLPNCKPAILTAFVLTFAHTVGEFGVVLMIGGNIPGVTKVASVAIYNEVEALNYPAANQYALVLFVITFTILLLVYSVNNRLLRVRPSA, via the coding sequence ATGGACTGGCAACCGCTTTGGCTTACTTTTAAGCTGGCAAGTATCACCTCGGTCATCCTGCTGCTGCTTGCAATGCCCGTGGCCTACTGGCTGGCATTCGGTAAATTTAAAGGACGGGGTATCCTTGAAGCGCTGATCGGCATGCCGCTCGTACTTCCGCCTTCGGTCATTGGGTTTTATTTGTTACTGGCTTTCAGCCCCTCCTACTGGTTTGGCAGCTGGGTGGAAAAAATAATAGGTATCCGCCTTGTATTTTCATTTCCCGGGCTCGTGATTGCGTCCGTTATTTACAGCCTTCCTTTTATGATCTACCCCATTCGCGCTGGCCTTCAGGCCTTGCCTGCCTCACTGAGGGAGGCTTCCTATACCTTGGGAAAAAGCGAATGGGAAACATTTATCAGGATACTGCTTCCCAACTGCAAGCCAGCCATATTAACCGCTTTCGTACTCACGTTTGCGCATACCGTTGGGGAATTTGGAGTGGTACTGATGATCGGCGGCAATATTCCGGGGGTTACCAAAGTTGCCTCGGTTGCCATTTACAATGAAGTGGAAGCGCTGAATTATCCCGCAGCAAACCAGTATGCACTGGTACTGTTTGTGATTACCTTTACGATTCTGCTTTTGGTATATTCTGTCAATAACCGCCTGCTCCGTGTCAGACCGTCCGCTTGA
- a CDS encoding pyridoxal phosphate-dependent aminotransferase, whose product MIIETALRTRQTSEYYFSVKLAEVRKLLAEGHDVINLGIGNPDMMPSEQTIQALANAALKPQAHGYQPYVGTPAYRNAIASFYYQTYGVKLDPLTEILPLIGSKEGITHISLTFLDPGDEVLVPELGYPAYRAVSQMVGAVVQEYPLREEHGWQPDWEVMEGLVSARTKIMWLNYPHMPTGAPATIALFEQAVAFAQKHKILLCHDNPYSLVLNKKKPISLLSVPGAREVAIELNSMSKSHNMAGWRLGWVAAAKPYIDAVLTIKSNVDSGMFWAMQEAAVAALQNDQAWHDSRNAVYQGRLDAAEAFLSALNCTWDSRQEGMFLWGKLPDSVESAEQLVNSLLLEKYVFIAPGFIFGPKGQRYIRLSLCMPKERIWEAVKRIKG is encoded by the coding sequence ATGATAATAGAAACTGCGCTAAGAACCCGCCAAACTTCCGAATATTACTTTTCGGTAAAGCTGGCTGAGGTGCGCAAACTGCTTGCCGAAGGTCATGATGTGATTAATCTCGGCATAGGAAATCCGGATATGATGCCCTCGGAACAAACGATCCAGGCATTAGCAAATGCAGCCCTGAAACCTCAGGCCCACGGTTATCAGCCCTATGTGGGAACACCTGCTTATCGCAACGCGATTGCCTCTTTCTATTATCAGACCTATGGTGTAAAGCTCGATCCTCTTACCGAAATCCTGCCTCTCATTGGTTCTAAGGAGGGCATTACACATATATCGCTCACATTTCTGGATCCTGGCGATGAAGTACTCGTGCCCGAACTGGGTTATCCGGCCTACCGTGCCGTGAGCCAGATGGTGGGAGCGGTTGTTCAGGAGTACCCTTTAAGAGAAGAGCATGGCTGGCAGCCCGACTGGGAAGTTATGGAAGGCCTGGTGTCTGCACGGACCAAGATCATGTGGCTCAACTATCCGCATATGCCAACGGGAGCACCCGCTACCATCGCGTTGTTTGAACAGGCCGTCGCTTTTGCGCAAAAACATAAAATATTATTGTGCCATGATAATCCTTACAGTCTGGTACTGAATAAGAAAAAACCCATCAGTCTGCTTTCAGTTCCGGGTGCCCGGGAGGTAGCCATTGAACTGAATTCCATGAGCAAGTCACATAATATGGCTGGTTGGCGGCTGGGCTGGGTGGCGGCCGCAAAGCCCTACATTGATGCCGTGCTCACCATTAAGAGTAATGTGGATTCAGGGATGTTCTGGGCTATGCAAGAGGCGGCGGTGGCTGCCTTGCAGAATGATCAGGCGTGGCATGATTCCCGGAACGCGGTATATCAGGGCCGTTTGGATGCGGCAGAGGCTTTTCTGTCCGCCCTAAACTGTACCTGGGATTCCAGGCAGGAGGGTATGTTTCTTTGGGGTAAACTGCCGGATTCTGTGGAATCTGCGGAGCAACTGGTGAATTCTTTACTGTTGGAAAAATACGTATTTATTGCACCGGGTTTTATTTTCGGCCCCAAAGGACAAAGGTATATCCGCTTGTCACTGTGTATGCCTAAAGAACGGATATGGGAAGCGGTGAAGCGGATTAAAGGATAG
- the modA gene encoding molybdate ABC transporter substrate-binding protein, whose product MKITTFLFSILILLGSCSKPSEKLIIATAASVQYVMKDIKAAFEKKYGKQAEIITGSSGKLTAQIREGAPFDVFVSADTRYPQEIYGNGGSDEKPRVYATGTLVLWSKRIPAEQLNVQLLTSDKVKKIAIPNPRNAPYGEAAEQVLKKLNLYTELKGKLVFGESIAQTAQYITSGSVEAGFNALSIVLSPEMKEKGSYVILDSTLYAPISQSAILLKHSDSSPKKETSRQFYDFLYSAEAKAIFKRYGYK is encoded by the coding sequence ATGAAGATAACAACCTTTCTGTTTTCCATTCTGATACTCCTCGGAAGCTGTTCCAAACCATCCGAGAAACTCATTATCGCCACGGCAGCGAGTGTCCAGTATGTGATGAAGGATATCAAAGCAGCATTTGAAAAAAAGTACGGAAAACAAGCTGAAATCATCACCGGCTCTTCCGGAAAGCTCACCGCACAAATCCGCGAAGGGGCACCTTTTGATGTTTTCGTTTCAGCGGATACCAGATACCCTCAGGAAATTTACGGCAACGGCGGATCCGACGAAAAACCCAGAGTTTACGCCACAGGAACCTTGGTATTATGGAGCAAGCGTATCCCTGCCGAACAGCTCAATGTACAGCTGCTGACCAGTGACAAGGTAAAAAAAATTGCAATTCCGAATCCCAGAAATGCTCCTTATGGTGAAGCCGCTGAACAGGTTTTAAAAAAACTGAATCTTTATACCGAACTGAAAGGCAAGCTTGTGTTTGGAGAAAGCATTGCTCAAACGGCCCAGTACATCACATCGGGATCCGTGGAAGCTGGTTTTAATGCGCTATCAATTGTATTATCCCCCGAAATGAAAGAAAAAGGGAGCTACGTTATCCTGGATTCCACACTCTATGCACCCATTAGCCAGTCGGCCATTTTGCTGAAGCACAGCGACAGTTCTCCAAAAAAGGAAACCAGTCGCCAGTTTTATGATTTTCTCTATTCGGCAGAAGCAAAAGCCATTTTTAAACGATACGGTTATAAATAA
- a CDS encoding sulfate/molybdate ABC transporter ATP-binding protein: protein MSDRPLEIHIRHALLGAGGKMPMDLSLRVDKGAILALTGPSGVGKTTLLKQIAGLIQPETGKITFGKNVWFDSSAQINIPAQQRKTGFVFQDYALFPHLTVQNNLLFALPKGNDNKIVGEILESIDLSTLADRKPSQLSGGQQQRVAIARALVSKPDLLLLDEPMSALDTGFRKTVQDILADFHRKYQFTMIMVTHNIGDIFRIADQVAVMDQGRITRCGTPKEVYLNENTEEEEGLILYGEVVSCSILQDHVLVSAMIQDKIRALKLPLHMQKQLQPGIAFALPYTALPGQIRIITPGTE from the coding sequence GTGTCAGACCGTCCGCTTGAAATCCATATCCGGCATGCATTGCTGGGCGCCGGTGGCAAAATGCCTATGGACCTATCGCTCCGTGTTGACAAAGGGGCAATCCTTGCATTGACGGGCCCTTCCGGTGTAGGGAAAACCACCCTGCTTAAACAGATTGCCGGCCTGATCCAACCCGAAACCGGTAAAATCACATTCGGAAAAAACGTTTGGTTTGATTCCTCCGCCCAAATCAATATCCCCGCACAGCAACGAAAAACAGGCTTTGTATTTCAGGATTATGCCCTTTTTCCGCATCTGACGGTACAAAACAATCTGCTGTTTGCCTTGCCCAAAGGCAATGATAACAAGATTGTCGGGGAAATTCTGGAAAGTATTGATCTGTCAACACTGGCGGATCGAAAGCCCAGCCAGCTTTCCGGCGGGCAGCAGCAGCGGGTGGCCATTGCAAGGGCGCTTGTCAGCAAGCCAGACCTGCTCCTCCTGGACGAGCCAATGTCAGCTCTGGATACGGGTTTCAGAAAAACCGTGCAGGATATCCTGGCCGACTTCCATCGGAAATATCAGTTCACGATGATCATGGTGACGCATAATATCGGGGATATCTTCCGTATCGCCGATCAGGTAGCAGTGATGGATCAGGGAAGGATCACCAGATGTGGCACCCCAAAGGAAGTATACCTCAATGAAAATACGGAGGAGGAGGAAGGCCTTATCCTCTATGGAGAAGTGGTATCCTGCTCGATCCTTCAGGATCATGTGCTGGTGAGCGCCATGATACAGGATAAAATCCGAGCCTTAAAGCTTCCTCTGCACATGCAGAAACAACTGCAACCCGGTATTGCATTTGCTTTACCCTATACCGCCCTGCCCGGCCAGATCCGGATCATCACACCGGGTACCGAATAA
- a CDS encoding phospholipid carrier-dependent glycosyltransferase, whose protein sequence is MGVDAHGEVINFILQKGRLPLAREVFCAMHPPLYYILALPFFYFDTLQSQKITQIFSLLLACGNLYLLFRLCKDLLPDILTRNVAFLLALFLHSFVTFSLYVSNDTLAYFIGTAIFYALHRYISAPTRLNEVIVAILLGLGLLTKGTFLAFAPPLVLVVLLSLWKRDVPFMTILGRVLLFGFVVFTLGCYKYLENYHAENRFVVHNLDFFHYMPANMYDGDRSIWYFNLKQLILNPTYFEGDRSLESIYPVLFYATFWYKFCEPFNGFELGSRTAFKYIGSILYMVGLVPSVLLLLGSFVKSISVLEFLKKLRSNERKSFEKGLEEAAWLSILFLSILLVIIAGYKYNVWVCFQSRLFLQSFFPIIWILYTGFIFMKERFYFAYKAGILSMVFISVLCIIYYLTEGIHVLMY, encoded by the coding sequence TTGGGGGTCGATGCGCACGGAGAAGTAATAAATTTTATTTTGCAAAAAGGCAGATTGCCATTAGCACGAGAGGTTTTTTGTGCAATGCATCCTCCGCTTTATTATATTTTAGCACTTCCTTTTTTCTATTTTGATACTCTTCAGAGCCAGAAAATAACACAAATTTTTTCCCTCCTGCTTGCATGTGGTAACCTATATCTACTATTTCGGCTTTGCAAGGATTTACTACCTGATATCCTGACAAGAAATGTCGCTTTTTTATTAGCATTGTTTCTGCATTCTTTTGTTACCTTTTCCTTATATGTTTCCAATGATACATTGGCATATTTTATTGGGACGGCCATTTTTTATGCTCTTCACAGATATATCTCCGCGCCCACAAGGCTGAACGAAGTAATTGTCGCCATTTTACTGGGACTTGGACTATTGACAAAAGGCACATTTCTGGCATTTGCGCCGCCCCTGGTCCTGGTTGTGCTATTATCACTTTGGAAAAGAGATGTGCCTTTTATGACCATACTAGGTAGAGTGCTGCTTTTTGGATTTGTCGTCTTCACGCTCGGCTGCTACAAGTATCTGGAAAATTATCATGCAGAGAACCGTTTCGTTGTACATAACTTAGATTTCTTCCATTATATGCCGGCCAATATGTATGATGGCGACAGAAGTATATGGTATTTTAATTTAAAGCAATTGATCCTAAATCCGACTTACTTTGAAGGAGATAGATCTCTTGAAAGTATTTATCCAGTTTTATTTTATGCTACCTTCTGGTATAAGTTTTGCGAACCATTTAATGGATTTGAACTGGGTTCCCGCACTGCATTTAAATATATAGGAAGCATCTTATATATGGTGGGCCTTGTCCCTTCGGTGCTACTATTACTAGGATCATTTGTTAAGTCAATTTCTGTTCTGGAGTTCTTAAAAAAGCTTAGGTCTAATGAAAGGAAGTCTTTTGAAAAAGGGCTTGAAGAAGCCGCCTGGCTAAGTATTTTATTCCTGAGTATTTTATTGGTGATCATTGCCGGATACAAGTACAATGTATGGGTGTGTTTTCAGTCCCGTTTATTTCTTCAATCGTTTTTCCCTATTATCTGGATCCTGTACACAGGATTTATTTTCATGAAGGAGAGATTTTATTTTGCATATAAAGCAGGTATCCTGTCGATGGTTTTTATCTCTGTGCTCTGCATTATTTATTATCTGACCGAAGGTATTCATGTCCTTATGTACTGA
- a CDS encoding SusD/RagB family nutrient-binding outer membrane lipoprotein produces MIKLIKYVALCSTLVLATSCGDQLRLDEREASFNKDYFTYSRYQLTTSIVNVAKSYGQAATDAPRGQAALYFMDCYSGDQIPAFYTKTDANWLFQDKNAYAGTGNDGAGQLRTLEAVRKLATTEGNMANVAAADILKCVVASYLTEKYGDIPFSEAVQGRTGDIFPKFDSQKEVYENMFAMLNNAVSILSDANSKGLPADHDVLFKGDKTKWIKFANSLKFRLMVHSYEAFKKAGKDLSADMQAIASSNNYMSAVADNAGLTFPGTTEAESWYTQRNWGTGNTFTEQKPTKYLIDQMVALDDPRMYVIFAPVLSPLSSKPAKVDEAVKINGFTYTINHYPATADDAAAMVAAGRDLNGNVTSVPYVLDAKWFGTPNPTNVQAQYGGTGLTGSNGFYDNRRLTGFSALLSKTSDPRLKAVLMESDEMAFLLAEARQKGWISAGTVKGYYENGIKLSFLRWQIEDGTKPATYIGSDKIVDNFTAYYAKPGVALDGTTADLEKIATQKWLAMLITNQNEAYTDYKRTGKPTFIAKIAASFGSYTYPQRYMYPLDEASNNKENYNAAVTALGGKDIASAKMWILNF; encoded by the coding sequence ATGATCAAGTTAATAAAATATGTTGCCCTATGCTCGACACTGGTACTTGCTACATCCTGTGGCGACCAACTGCGGCTAGATGAAAGGGAGGCTTCCTTCAATAAAGATTACTTTACCTACTCACGGTATCAGTTGACTACGTCCATTGTAAACGTGGCGAAAAGTTATGGTCAGGCGGCAACAGATGCACCCAGAGGGCAGGCCGCATTGTACTTTATGGACTGCTACAGTGGTGACCAGATCCCCGCTTTTTACACCAAGACAGATGCAAACTGGCTGTTCCAGGATAAGAATGCCTACGCAGGTACTGGTAACGACGGAGCAGGACAGCTAAGAACGCTCGAAGCGGTTAGAAAGCTGGCCACAACGGAAGGTAACATGGCCAACGTGGCTGCGGCAGACATCCTTAAATGTGTAGTGGCGTCCTATCTTACCGAAAAATACGGAGATATCCCTTTCAGTGAGGCCGTTCAGGGAAGAACCGGGGATATTTTCCCAAAATTCGATTCCCAAAAAGAAGTTTATGAAAACATGTTTGCGATGCTGAACAATGCCGTTTCCATCCTTTCAGATGCCAACAGCAAAGGGTTACCCGCAGATCATGATGTACTGTTCAAGGGAGACAAAACAAAGTGGATTAAATTTGCCAACTCTCTCAAGTTCCGTCTGATGGTACATTCTTACGAAGCTTTCAAGAAAGCCGGTAAGGATTTGAGTGCTGACATGCAGGCCATTGCAAGCAGTAACAATTATATGTCAGCAGTGGCAGATAATGCTGGCCTTACTTTCCCAGGCACCACTGAGGCGGAATCGTGGTATACCCAAAGGAACTGGGGAACCGGAAATACCTTTACAGAGCAAAAACCAACCAAATATCTGATCGATCAGATGGTTGCTCTGGACGACCCACGTATGTACGTTATTTTTGCACCCGTTCTTTCCCCATTGTCAAGTAAGCCTGCGAAGGTAGACGAAGCGGTTAAGATCAATGGTTTTACGTACACCATTAACCATTATCCGGCCACTGCTGACGACGCTGCCGCGATGGTTGCAGCAGGAAGAGACCTGAACGGCAACGTTACGTCCGTTCCTTACGTACTGGATGCAAAATGGTTTGGAACACCCAACCCTACCAACGTTCAGGCACAATATGGCGGAACAGGGCTGACGGGAAGCAATGGTTTTTACGACAACCGCCGTCTTACCGGATTCTCCGCTTTGTTGTCCAAAACCAGCGACCCACGGCTTAAGGCTGTATTGATGGAATCGGACGAGATGGCATTCCTGCTGGCAGAGGCTCGCCAAAAAGGATGGATCTCAGCAGGTACTGTTAAAGGCTACTACGAAAACGGCATCAAGTTATCCTTCCTCAGATGGCAGATCGAAGATGGTACCAAACCTGCCACGTACATTGGCTCAGACAAAATAGTGGACAATTTTACCGCCTACTATGCGAAACCTGGTGTTGCACTGGACGGAACCACTGCTGATCTTGAAAAGATCGCCACGCAGAAATGGCTAGCCATGCTGATCACCAATCAGAACGAAGCTTACACGGACTATAAGAGAACGGGAAAACCTACTTTCATAGCTAAAATTGCTGCTTCGTTCGGTTCGTACACCTACCCTCAGCGTTACATGTATCCACTGGATGAGGCAAGTAACAACAAAGAAAATTACAATGCTGCTGTTACTGCACTGGGAGGAAAAGATATTGCATCCGCTAAGATGTGGATATTGAACTTCTAA
- a CDS encoding SGNH/GDSL hydrolase family protein gives MRNVFKFFQIALLSLPLLAMRQDKPLRVIFFGDSITQAGVGPTGYITQVGEMLKTKGQAGQFELIGAGIGGNKVYDLYLRLEDDVLSKKPDVVFIYIGINDVWHKASSGTGTDLDKYVKFYEAIIRKLKAQNIRVILCTPTVIGERNDNSNQQDGDLNQYAKTIRDIAARNSLQLCDLRKYFADYLVQNNPENKEKGILTSDRVHLTEFGNKFLAEKMLDALLQK, from the coding sequence ATGCGAAACGTTTTCAAATTTTTCCAGATTGCCCTGCTGTCCCTTCCATTGCTGGCCATGCGCCAGGACAAGCCCCTGCGTGTCATCTTTTTCGGAGATTCTATTACACAGGCCGGTGTCGGCCCTACAGGCTACATCACTCAAGTGGGTGAAATGCTGAAAACAAAAGGACAAGCCGGCCAGTTTGAATTAATCGGTGCAGGTATAGGCGGCAATAAAGTATATGATCTTTACCTCAGACTGGAAGATGATGTTTTATCCAAGAAACCCGACGTTGTCTTTATTTATATAGGCATCAATGACGTTTGGCATAAAGCGTCGTCTGGTACCGGGACAGATCTGGACAAGTATGTGAAATTCTATGAAGCGATCATCAGGAAACTGAAGGCGCAGAACATCAGAGTCATTCTGTGTACGCCCACGGTTATTGGTGAAAGAAACGACAACTCTAACCAGCAGGACGGAGATCTGAACCAGTATGCCAAAACAATCCGTGATATTGCCGCCAGGAACAGTTTACAGCTGTGTGATCTGAGGAAATATTTCGCGGATTACCTTGTACAAAACAATCCTGAAAACAAGGAAAAAGGTATCCTGACATCGGACCGTGTGCACCTTACAGAGTTCGGGAATAAATTCCTGGCAGAAAAAATGCTGGACGCCTTACTTCAGAAGTAG